The Podospora pseudocomata strain CBS 415.72m chromosome 3, whole genome shotgun sequence genome window below encodes:
- a CDS encoding hypothetical protein (EggNog:ENOG503P9GP), which translates to MKMRISTFCQLAFFGISVEGLAFPGPQPTGVIAVEDSLGWTPKPTEAPAVNALLRRQNGRPSNYIAAPDNTCGYLDGNKRDPLTCPDEQQCIFITASGRSPAGVGCCGNGGCNFHTACLDRKDLKDCDEDCQADPQILKWHVALREMISAFGKQLCNTISYELGAVDYYCSIFRQRSIEEADTTHVGQKTRTMSTITPTRTSTRRTTTAVRSSSSSSQSSGSSSSSETETETSATDRSLETASSSVDTAPAATSSDAAAVVPAESSSSNAGAIAGGVIGAIGAIALIAFAFIFFRRRKREQEGQTQIPDGPPQPPMYQQPSAQPPSQPQTYQQSAPPPQHSTYAHSQATTYQQSSYQPSQYDQQQPSAYQQQQPSAYQQQQPSDYQQQLPPQPVPVVSPFSDPPRQHQSQSETPSFTSISSSSAASAIPPPLKLSSATTTPYLQQATPAQFSPLSGTTIAALATIPDTQKSAHHNYPPPEKSPNYYPAPSPMSTPAASPRFSFDGIPPAPQPLQPYRPESAAYPNQPQYQPRQYKPFVPQTSATYMPSANDTMDSPVSAYNALPVSPVSALGSHPMDDIPVVLATATAGTRRQPSVRRGSGEKGGAVPLVLQPGLGAQRFAPGTVKQVTVQRGMSRRGQNPKSPSPVQQQEGQQPTQSPVVLPAQPNQPQAPIGAEDKNQQEKQPQVNDQEVPKPDQEVTQEKEPQ; encoded by the exons atgaagatgaggataTCTACTTTTTGTCAGCTCGCCTTCTTTGGCATTTCGGTCGAGGGACTGGCCTTTCCAGGTCCCCAGCCAACCGGTGTCATTGCCGTGGAAGACAGTCTTGGGTGGACGCCGAAACCAACAGAAGCTCCGGCTGTGAACGCGCTGCTGCGACGTCAGAATGGCAGGCCTTCAAACTACATCGCCGCTCCCGATAACACTTGCGGCTATCTCGACGGCAACAAAC GTGACCCATTGACCTGCCCGGACGAACAGCAATGTATCTTCATCACGGCTTCAGGCAGATCTCCGGCTGGAGTAGGCTGCTGCGGCAATGGAGGCTGCAACTTCCACACAGCCTGTCTGGACAGGAAGGACCTCAAGGACTGTGATGAGGATTGCCAGGCGGATCCTCAAATCCTCAAGTGGCATGTAGCATTACGTGAGATGAT TTCGGCGTTCGGAAAGCAACTGTGCAACACCATCAGCTATGAGCTTGGAGCAGTCGACTATTACTGCAGTATCTTCAGGCAGAGAAGCATCGAGGAAGCTGATACGACTCATGTGGGCCAGAAGACGAGAACCATGTCTACCATCACTCCAACCCGCACTTCAACTCGGCGCACAACCACTGCTgtcaggagcagcagcagttcaTCGCAGTCGTCAGGGTCGAGCTCGTCATCGGAGACGGAGACGGAAACGTCAGCTACGGATAGATCACTCGAGACAGCCTCATCCAGTGTCGATACCGCCCCCGCAGCCACTTCGTCCGATGCTGCCGCTGTGGTCCCGGCCGAGAGTTCTTCGTCCAACGCCGGTGCTATCGCGGGAGGTGTCATTGGTGCTATCGGAGCTATCGCGCTCATTGCGTTTGCATTCATTTTTTTCCGTCGCCGGAAGAGAGAGCAGGAAGGCCAGACGCAGATTCCGGATGggcctcctcaaccccccatgTATCAGCAGCCATCTGCGCAACCGCCATCTCAACCGCAAACTTACCAGCAATCGGCTCCACCGCCACAACACTCCACATACGCACACTCCCAAGCTACTACATATCAGCAATCTTCTTACCAGCCATCGCAATACGATCAGCAGCAACCATCCGCctaccaacagcagcaaccatcAGCTtatcagcaacagcaaccatcGGATTACCAGCAACAACTGCCACCACAGCCTGTCCCGGTCGTGTCGCCCTTCTCAGACCCTCCGCGCCAACACCAAAGCCAGTCCGAAACACCTTCTTTTACCTCGATTTCTTCATCGTCTGCAGCATCCGCCATCCCGCCGCCACTCAAGCTTTCTTCTGCTACGACAACGCCCTATCTGCAACAAGCAACCCCGGCTCAGTTTTCTCCTCTCTCTGGTACCACCATCGCCGCTCTAGCCACCATCCCCGATACGCAAAAGTCGGCTCATCATAACTACCCCCCGCCTGAGAAATCGCCAAACTACTACCCAGCTCCGAGCCCCATGTCGACACCAGCCGCTTCTCCACGGTTCTCTTTTGACGGTATCCCTCCAGCGCCCCAGCCTCTCCAGCCGTACCGACCGGAGTCTGCTGCCTATCCGAACCAGCCACAGTATCAGCCCAGGCAGTACAAGCCCTTCGTTCCCCAAACCAGCGCAACTTACATGCCCAGCGCCAATGACACCATGGACTCGCCGGTGTCCGCTTATAACGCACTACCAGTGAGCCCCGTCTCAGCATTGGGATCCCACCCCATGGACGACATACCTGTGGTTTTGGCGACCGCAACGGCAGGGACAAGGAGGCAGCCGAGCgtgaggagaggaagcggGGAGAAGGGTGGTGCCGTACCGCTTGTTTTGCAACCTGGTCTGGGAGCGCAAAGATTTGCCCCTGGCACTGTGAAGCAGGTTACAGTCCAGAGGGGTATGTCTAGACGTGGTCAGAATCCAAAGTCGCCTTCGCCAGTGCAGCAACAAGAGGGACAGCAGCCAACCCAGAGCCCGGTCGTGTTGCCGGCTCAGCCAAATCAGCCCCAAGCACCAATAGGGGCGGAGGACAAGAATCAGCAGGAAAAGCAACCCCAGGTTAACGATCAAGAGGTCCCGAAACCAGATCAGGAGGTGACACAGGAGAAAGAGCCACAATAA
- the mcl1 gene encoding DNA polymerase alpha accessory factor Mcl1 (BUSCO:EOG09260S2Z; COG:S; EggNog:ENOG503NW5X) produces the protein MASSVIASRPRARPAHTSGTTKCAYTPDGTKLVTVGSNNTIRVYKTGSDGEPDNVDDCQEQNVAVSTSNKFFVAGSEDGTLAYYSLETNMFDRLLTRTSLPVRDVALSPDDKWCAVASDELTVKLVNMEDTTNLLTLKEHGEQTKHISFDPKGTMLAVSCTNGIIYIYSLTADHPELIRKVDGVIGRVQTDSEASTKVVWHPDGRAFAVPTPTRDIQVVSKNDWEKQRVFSNGHEGDVTALAWSPNGALLASAGKDRKLLIWSTKDQSVIARYEYPNVVDIAWHPTKNLASFTTSNGEVFISPEFVSEQFASMLKLPRQPAPFIHDPLEGISNGLDKQPLPSRPRAGTPDSFDDLLDDDVVEEDDFVVDDDGAGYALNTGRKRPADDTTDGQPPSKRANYALQLQHHPPFQPGSTPWRGNRKYLCLNLIGFIWTVDQDSHHTVTVEFYDHEFHRDFHFTDTFLYDQACLTNTGSLFSCPPKDDAPAVVFYRPHETWTQRNDWRISLPKGEAVLAMALGENFITVTTTANYVRVYTLFGIPYRVYRPKSSPVVTCAGWNDYIMTIGNGPVGADGMSRLLYSIYNIKRDEICQNEDIVALPDGASLKSVFFSDVGDPCIYDTTGTLLTLLHWRLPSRAYWVPLLSTSLLPRLASGRKKESYFPIAVADNKFHCIILKGGDQYPYFPRPLLSEFEFSIPLSGPPKPKNSKPTNDDDEMMLDQSSDSDGEDDATGESDKLIQGFMLKSIQASQLDDLLDATQSTASQRALRSRLSLEIDKTLLQLLAVECREGGEERGMRALEVVKLMRDTSGKMIEAAGKIAERYGRTVLGEKIREYGEERVGKQIRSRSDGRMSTHNHRGFGSGDESDF, from the exons ATGGCGTCGTCGGTCATCGCATCCCGACCAAGGGCTCGCCCAGCCCACACCTCGGGCACCACGAAATGTGCCTACACTCCAGACGGAACAAAGCTGGTCACTGTCGGCTCCAACAATACCATTCGTGTGTACAAGACCGGCTCAGACGGCGAGCCTGACAATGTGGACGACTGCCAGGAACAAAATGTTGCGGTATCAACAAGCAACAAGTTCTTCGTTGCCGGCTCGGAAGATGGCACTCTCGCTTACTACTCGCTCGAGACCAACATGTTTGACCGCCTCCTGACGCGGACAAGTCTCCCAGTTCGCGATGTTGCCCTCTCTCCAGACGACAAGTGGTGCGCTGTTGCTAGTGACGAGCTTACGGTCAAGCTGGTCAACATGGAGGATACCACGAACCTGCTTACGCTGAAGGAGCATGGAGAGCAGACGAAGCATATCTCGTTCGACCCCAAGGGCACTATGCTTGCGGTCTCATGTACCAATGGGATCATCTACATTTACTCTTTGACGGCGGATCATCCCGAGCTTATTCGAAAGGTGGACGGTGTCATTGGCAGGGTGCAGACCGACTCCGAGGCCTCGACCAAGGTGGTCTGGCACCCCGATGGCCGTGCTTTTGCGGTGCCCACGCCTACGAGGGATATTCAGGTTGTGTCCAAGAATGACTGGGAGAAGCAAAGGGTGTTTTCCAACGGGCATGAGGGGGATGTCACAGCTCTTGCTTGGTCTCCCAACGGAGCGTTGCTTGCCTCAGCCGGCAAGGACAGGAAGCTCTTGATTTGGTCCACCAAGGACCAGAGCGTGATCGCCAGATATGAGTACCCCAACGTCGTCGACATCGCTTGGCACCCAACCAAAAACCTGGCCTCCTTCACTACCTCTAATGGAGAAGTGTTCATCAGCCCAGAGTTCGTCTCGGAGCAGTTTGCTTCCATGCTCAAGCTCCCCCGGCAACCAGCCCCTTTTATCCACGACCCCCTTGAAGGAATCTCCAATGGCCTCGacaaacaaccccttcctAGCCGTCCCCGAGCTGGTACGCCAGATAGCTTCGACGacctccttgatgatgacgtAGTAGAGGAGGATGACTTTGTtgtggacgacgacggtgcGGGCTATGCGCTCAACACCGGCCGAAAGCGTCCCGCAGACGACACCACCGACGGccaacccccttccaaaCGAGCCAACTATgccctccaactccaacaccacccccctttccaacctGGCTCCACCCCCTGGCGCGGCAACAGAAAGTACCTCTGCCTCAACCTAATAGGCTTCATCTGGACCGTCGACCAAGACAGCCACCACACTGTCACGGTCGAATTCTACGACCACGAATTCCACCGCGACTTCCACTTCACCGACACGTTCCTCTACGACCAAGCCTgcctcaccaacaccggctCCTTGTTCTCCTGCCCACCAAAAGACGACGCCCCAGCTGTGGTCTTTTACCGTCCCCACGAGACCTGGACGCAGAGAAATGACTGGCGGATTTCCCTGCCGAAGGGTGAAGCCGTGTTGGCCATGGCCCTAGGCGAGAATTTTATTActgtcaccaccacggcGAATTACGTTCGGGTGTACACCCTCTTTGGGATTCCCTACCGAGTCTACCGCCCCAAGTCCAGCCCCGTGGTCACCTGCGCGGGATGGAACGACTACATCATGACGATTGGCAACGGCCCAGTAGGCGCGGACGGGATGTCCAGGCTCTTGTACTCCATCTACAACATCAAGCGGGATGAAATCTGCCAAAACGAAGACATTGTCGCCTTGCCGGACGGTGCCTCGTTGAAATCAGTCTTTTTTTCCGATGTTGGC GACCCATGTATATACGACACAACAGGAACCCTCctaaccctcctccactggcgcctcccctcccgcgCCTACTGGGTTCCCCTCTTGTcaacctctctcctcccacgTCTCGCCTCGGGCCGAAAAAAGGAATCTTACTTCCCCATCGCGGTGGCGGACAATAAATTCCATTGCATCATCCTAAAAGGAGGGGATCAGTACCCTTACTTTCCCCGGCCTTTACTCTCCGAATTCGAGTTTTCCATCCCGCTTTCTGGACCGCCCAAACCTAAAAATTCAAAACCCaccaacgacgacgatgaaaTGATGCTCGATCAATCCTCAGACTCGGATGGAGAGGACGACGCGACCGGGGAGAGTGATAAATTGATCCAAGGGTTCATGCTGAAGAGTATCCAAGCCTCCCAGCTCGACGACCTGCTAGACGCCACGCAATCAACCGCCTCGCAACGCGCGCTGCGGTCTAGGCTTTCGTTGGAGATTGATAAAACGTTACTGCAGCTCCTGGCGGTGGAGTgcagggaggggggtgaggagaggGGTATGCGCGCGCTGGAGGTTGTCAAGCTCATGAGGGACACGTCTGGGAAGATGATTGAGGCGGCGGGCAAGATTGCCGAGAGGTATGGACGGACTGTCCTGGGGGAGAAGATCAGGGAGTATggcgaggagagggtggggaaACAAATCAGGAGTAGGAGTGATGGGCGGATGTCGACGCATAATCACAGAGGGTTTGGGAGTGGGGATGAGAGTGACTTTTGA
- a CDS encoding hypothetical protein (EggNog:ENOG503Q44D; COG:S), with the protein MQSSDPGHFFETDAEQATRQRRAAKSGNKYGNPIVLKSKILAAVLDPRSPSSAVLVAESAGADPESTKTVYRGPTTPVSCVTVGGPNNGTLFAGAWDKSVWSWDLDTKTPGKKYIGHADFVKAVVCARLRGKDILISGGADKKIIVWDITSGARLHTLKDDVVNMLSIQDLAVDHAASTESEISLISASSDPHIRRWKIRTDGWEQVVEELPNAPGTERRTILEHETTVYKLVLDHDGDEVDLWTSSGDGTAKCLSRIKNFSCEDSFQHGDHVRAVAVTDQWVITAGRDEDIKFWDRASGKLYCSLLGHYDEVTELVLLKNAKGSAERLCSVGIDGTVRVWPLAKAGLDTLVEEQKKPVAEEKREETKPEGLLSAEEEAELAALMEDDDEE; encoded by the exons ATGCAGTCCTCAGACCCAGGTCACTTTTTCGAGACAGA TGCAGAGCAGGCCacaaggcaaagaagggCGGCCAAGTCTGGCAACAAATACGGCAACCCCATCGTCTTGAAGTCCAAGATCCTCGCAGCTGTGCTGGACCCCAGATCCCCGTCTTCTGCTGTCTTGGTTGCCGAGTCTGCAGGAgct GATCCTGAAAGCACCAAAACAGTCTATCGCggcccaacaacaccagtcAGCTGTGTCACCGTCGGAGGCCCAAACAACGGGACACTCTTTGCTGGTGCATGGGACAAGTCAGTCTGGTCTTGGGACTTGGACACCAAGACACCAGGGAAAAAGTACATCGGCCACGCAGATTTTGTTAAAGCAGTCGTCTGCGCTAGGCTCCGAGGCAAAGACATCCTCATCAGCGGCGGCGCCGACAAAAAGATCATCGTCTGGGACATCACCTCCGGAGCCCGCCTCCACACCCTCAAAGACGATGTCGTCAACATGCTCAGCATCCAAGACCTAGCCGTCGACCACGCAGCCTCAACCGAATCCGAAATCTCCCTCATCAGTGCGAGCAGTGACCCGCATATTCGACGGTGGAAGATTCGGACCGACGGCTGGGAGCAGGTGGTCGAGGAGCTGCCCAATGCGCCCGGCACGGAAAGGCGGACAATTTTGGAGCACGAGACAACCGTCTACAAACTCGTACTCGACCACGACGGGGACGAGGTCGACTTGTGGACGTCGAGCGGAGACGGGACGGCCAAGTGCCTGTCGAGGATAAAGAACTTCAGCTGCGAGGACAGTTTTCAGCATGGGGATCATGTTCGCGCTGTGGCTGTCACGGACCAATGGGTGATCACGGCTGGGAGGGACGAGGACATCAAGTTCTGGGATCGGGCTTCGGGGAAGCTGTACTGCTCTCTGCTGGGGCACTATGATGAGGTTACTGAGCTGGTGCTCTTGAAGAATGCCAAGGGGTCGGCTGAGAGACTTTGCAGTGTTGGTATCGACGGCACTGTTCGGGTGTGGCCCTTGGCAAAGGCAGGTCTGGACACTTTGGTTGAAGAACAGAAGAAGCCTGTCGCGGAGGAAAAAAGGGAGGAAACTAAACCCGAGGGCCTGCTGAGtgccgaagaggaagcagagctCGCTGCCCTGAtggaggacgatgatgaagaatAG
- the rhp57 gene encoding DNA repair protein rhp57 (COG:L; EggNog:ENOG503NY37): MTDLLRVLPEFPVKQFGGLISALESRGYTTADLLTLDPAEIETRTKLPNVKRLCDAILNALHTDLGVADPPPPPPLQQQQQQQHDDVQSNTEPPPHHHHETSHLKHTADTLSSQWITISTLDPHLDLALGGGIPTGHITEITGESAAGKTQFLLTLLLAVQLPPPHGLSRPALYISTEAPLSTRRLSQMITENPFFSTLPRSGRPTLDKIISTTTPDLESQDHILTYQAPVEIARRNVGLLIIDSVAANYRAEFERPTANSNLSSNMGARTNELIKLGMHLKDLAEKYNLAVVVSNQVADRFSGTAGLKTPAPVPSKTPASSLKAPFPHGLGKQSQESPLASRSRPAEAIPIPPPPPPPQPQLNPEYPDPEVEINAHPALSLDHQQKWFTGWGDNPSLDYPLKTPSLGLVWSTQISGRIALFRRPVNYGYGDHVGTVEGMGAMKGWRRWMKVVWGVNAPASDVSGRGGKKKGGGPVEFEVWKGGVRVVDAGRINKGNIA, from the coding sequence ATGACAGACCTGCTGCGAGTCCTGCCAGAATTCCCAGTCAAACAGTTTGGCGGCCTCATCTCAGCTCTCGAGTCACGCGGgtacaccaccgccgacctCCTGACCCTAGATCCTGCTGAAATAGAAACCAGAACCAAGCTGCCAAATGTGAAGCGATTATGTGATGCCATCTTGAACGCCCTACACACCGATCTTGGTGTTGCagacccaccaccaccaccaccattacaacaacaacaacaacaacaacatgacGATGTACAGTCCAACActgaaccaccaccacatcatcaccatgaaACCAGTCACCTAAAGCACACGGCTgacaccctctcctcccaatGGATCACAATCAGCACCCTCGACCCCCACCTGGACCTCGCCCTCGGGGGCGGCATTCCCACCGGCCACATCACCGAAATCACGGGTGAATCCGCCGCCGGCAAAACCCaattcctcctcaccctcctccttgccgtgcaactcccccctccccacggCCTCTCCCGGCCAGCTCTCTACATCAGCACCGAAgcccccctctcaacccgCCGCCTCTCCCAAATGATCACCGAAAACCCATTTttctccaccctcccacGGTCTGGCCGCCCAACCCTCGACAAAATaatcagcaccaccacccccgacctcGAATCCCAAGACCACATCCTCACCTACCAAGCCCCGGTGGAAATCGCCCGCCGCAACGTCGGCCTCTTGATCATCGACTCAGTAGCAGCCAACTACCgcgccgaattcgagcgccccaccgccaactccaacctctcctccaacatgGGCGCGAGGACCAACGAGCTCATCAAGTTGGGAATGCACCTCAAGGATTTAGCAGAAAAGTACAACCtcgcggtggtggtctccAACCAAGTAGCCGATCGTTTCTCAGGCACCGCCGGGCTCAAGACACCTGCTCCTGTCCCCTCCAAGacaccagcatcatcactcaAGGCACCTTTCCCACATGGGTTGGGGAAACAATCACAGGAGTCACCGTTGGCATCAAGATCCCGACCGGCGGAGGCAATACCaatcccaccgccaccgccaccgccacagCCGCAGTTAAACCCCGAGTATCCCGATCCAGAAGTTGAGATTAATGCTCATCCTGCGTTATCGCTGGATCACCAGCAAAAGTGGTTTACCGGCTGGGGTGACAACCCATCGCTGGACTACCCGTTGAAGACGCCGAGTTTGGGGCTTGTCTGGTCGACGCAGATATCCGGGAGGATAGCGCTGTTCAGGAGGCCGGTTAATTATGGGTATGGGGATCATGTTGGGACtgtggaggggatgggggcgatgaaggggtggaggaggtggatgaaggttgtttggggggttaATGCGCCGGCTTCTGATGTcagtgggaggggtggcaagaagaagggaggggggccggtggagtttgaggtttggaaagggggtgtGAGGGTTGTTGATGCGGGGAGGATTAACAAAGGGAATATTGCATAA
- the RPS8A gene encoding ribosomal protein S8A (EggNog:ENOG503NWB7; COG:J), with product MGISRDSRHKRSHTGAKRAFYRKKRAFELGRQPANTRIGAKRIHTVRTRGGNHKYRALRLDSGNFAWASEGTTRKTRVIVVAYHPSNNELVRTNTLTKSAVVQIDAAPFRQWYEAHYGQPLGRRRQQKQGQTVEEVKKSKSVEKKQAARFAAGGKVDPALEKQFEAGRLYAVIASRPGQSGRADGYILEGEELAFYQRKIHHK from the exons ATGGGTATCTCTCGTGACTCTCGGCATAAGCGCTCCCACACCGGTGCCAAGCGGGC TTTCTACC ggaagaagagagcctTCGAGCTTGGTCGCCAGCCCGCCAACACCCGTATCGGTGCCAAGCGCATCCACACCGTTCGCACCCGCGGTGGTAACCACAAGTACCGCGCTCTTCGTCTCGACTCTGGTAACTTTGCCTGGGCTTCCGAGGGTACCACCCGCAAGACCCGTGTCATCGTTGTCGCCT ACCACCCTTCCAACAACGAGCTTGTCCGCACCAACACCCTGACCAAGTCCGCCGTCGTCCAGATCGATGCCGCTCCTTTCCGTCAGTGGTACGAGGCCCACTATGGCCAGCCCCTCGGCCGTAGACGCCAGCAGAAGCAGGGTCAAAccgttgaggaggtgaagaagtcCAAGTCTgttgagaagaagcaggctGCCCGCTTCGCCGCCGGTGGCAAGGTCGACCCCGCTCTCGAGAAGCAGTTCGAGGCCGGTCGTCTCTACGCCGTCATCGCCTCCCGCCCCGGCCAGTCCGGCCGTGCCGATGGCTACATcctcgagggtgaggagctCGCTTTCTACCAGCGCAAGATCCACCACAAGTAA